From one Triticum urartu cultivar G1812 chromosome 3, Tu2.1, whole genome shotgun sequence genomic stretch:
- the LOC125546746 gene encoding uncharacterized protein LOC125546746 yields MASCRFLILQINEYFDGCEFLHMPRADNEQADALARIGSTREAIPAGVSLQCLCKPPIKTSPESESIFEPATPKIVGSNSGAAAATVGLGTSAGGTGVAAVAPSPGTLETGPGVAAAGPGTSMMQHAAVDSNPPPPNATTLVPVAVMIVVKAPSWAQPILNFLVSEELPANTILARQVQRRTAAYTIVNRDLVRRSVTGIFQRCVEPEKGKAILGDIHQGECGHHAASRSLVAKAFHHGFFWPTTLDATKELVKKCKGCQKFGSKQHLSASALKTIPRTWSFAIWGLDMVGPFKTACGGMSHMLKQRNQREDDVDLLEEGQLLALRRSAIYQQGLHRYHSRKKPMAHKRDDSGKET; encoded by the exons atggcaagctgCCGCTTTCTCATCCTGCAGATCAACGAATACTTTGACGGGTGCGAGTTCCTTCACATGCCACGGGCCGACAACGAGCAAGCTGATGCCCTGGCACGGATTGGCTCCACCCGCGAAGCGATACCAGCCGGCGTCTCCCTCCAGTGCCTCTGCAAGCCGCCTATCAAGACTTCGCCAGAATCAGAGTCCATCTTTGAACCAGCTACTCCCAAAATAGTTGGATCCAACTCCGGGGCTGCAGCAGCCA cagtcggcctggggacttcggCAGGCGGCACGGGGGTTGCAGCAGTCGCACCCAGCCCGGGGACTTTAGAAACCGGCCCGGGAGTTGCagcagccggcccggggacttcaatGATGCAGCACGCGGCGGTCGATTCTAACCCGCCTCCTCCCAACGCAACCACCCTGGTACCAGTGGCCGTGATGATAGTGGTCAAAGCACCATCATGGGCgcagcccatcctcaacttcctggTGAGTGAAGAGCTACCAGCCAACACGATCTTGGCCCGGCAAGTGCAACGCCGAACAGCAGCATACACGATAGTAAACAGAGATCTTGTCAGGCGCAGCGTGACTGGCATCTTCCAGCGCTGTGTCGAGCCAGAGAAAGGCAAGGCAATCCTCGGCGACATCCACCAAGGCGAGTGTGGCCACCACGCAGCCTCTAGATCCCTTGTCGCCAAAGCTTTCCACCATGGATTCTTCTGGCCAACTACTTTGGACGCCACCAAGGAATTGGTCAAGAAGTGCAAAGGGTGCCAAAAATTCGGCTCCAAGCAACACCTgtcggcttctgcactcaagaccatcccccgCACTTGGTCATTTGCcatctggggactggacatggtgggcccattcaagacagCATGCGGCGGCATGAGCCATATGCTG AAGCAAAGGAATCAACGAGAAGACGACGTCGACCTGTTGGAAGAGGGCCAGCTGCTAGCACTTAGACGGTCCGCCATCTACCAGCAAGGCCTGcaccgctaccacagccggaag AAGCCCATGGCGcacaagagggacgactccggcaaggaaaCATAG